A genomic window from Parasteatoda tepidariorum isolate YZ-2023 chromosome 10, CAS_Ptep_4.0, whole genome shotgun sequence includes:
- the LOC107456145 gene encoding FMRFamide receptor-like, with protein MNSSNWGSNVAILHTIFNFTEPFHPFELIPEVSTFEFITEGIMVTTIGMLGVIANIVSLVILSRPQMRSSINCGLQGLAIFDTIVLLCAVLMLGLNKLGCRLQLLSSYALYVSPFIIPIAYPVGLIAQTGSVWTTVAVTVERYIAVCHPLKAKSLCTYRRARFFNLFITIMAIVYNIPRFWEVEHSEFFAPELNHTVYKIVASQLRVNKLYYEVYHIWLYLLVMYFIPFLILTVFNIYIWHTVRRANRERQTLSRKQEGEFSLAMMLLCVVVVFLTCNILALVINIIEYFDIFLPPLVRVSNLLVTVNSSVNFVIYCIFGRKFKRTFLVLFCKYPIQRASLNDSFQGSTWIRFRTIKSSSLSLNYSVNGNGHCHM; from the coding sequence atgaACTCTTCAAACTGGGGCTCAAATGTCGCCATCTTACACACCATCTTCAATTTCACAGAACCATTTCATCCGTTCGAACTTATACCGGAAGTATCAACTTTCGAATTTATAACCGAAGGTATTATGGTAACTACCATAGGAATGCTTGGAGTAATAGCCAATATAGTGTCATTGGTAATCTTATCTCGACCACAAATGCGGTCGTCAATCAATTGTGGCTTACAAGGTTTAGCCATCTTTGACACCATAGTTCTGCTCTGTGCTGTACTTATGCTGGGTTTGAACAAACTTGGGTGCAGACTTCAGCTACTAAGCTCTTACGCCTTGTATGTGTCACCTTTCATAATTCCAATCGCTTATCCTGTTGGCTTGATTGCCCAAACAGGATCCGTCTGGACAACAGTCGCTGTGACAGTCGAGCGGTACATTGCTGTATGTCACCCCTTGAAGGCAAAGTCCTTGTGTACCTACAGAAGAGCTAGATTCTTCAACCTCTTTATCACTATCATGGCCATCGTGTACAACATACCACGCTTCTGGGAAGTTGAACATTCTGAGTTCTTTGCACCTGAATTGAATCACACTGTCTACAAGATAGTAGCTTCTCAGTTGAGAGTGAACAAGTTGTACTACGAAGTCTATCACATATGGTTGTATCTCTTGGTTATGTACTTCATACCATTCttgattttaactgtttttaacatatatatttggCACACAGTAAGACGAGCTAATAGGGAGAGGCAAACTCTCAGTCGCAAACAAGAAGGCGAGTTTAGTCTTGCCATGATGCTTCTTTGTGTTGTAGTTGTGTTTTTAACTTGTAACATACTTGCACTTGTAATTAACATTATCGAATACTTCGATATATTTTTACCTCCACTGGTTAGAGTCTCTAACCTGTTGGTTACGGTAAATTCATCTGTGAATTTcgttatttattgtatatttggTCGGAAAttcaaaagaacatttttggtGTTGTTTTGTAAATATCCAATTCAGCGAGCTAGTTTAAATGACAGCTTTCAAGGAAGTACTTGGATACGATTCCGAACCATCAAATCATCTTCTTTGTCTCTTAATTATTCGGTAAATGGAAACGGACATTGCcacatgtaa